One Alkalispirochaeta americana genomic window, GCACTGTCCGAACCGGAAGCCCAGGAGCTGATCGACCATTTTGTCATGAAACTGCGCCTGGTGCGCTTTCTCCGCACCCCCGAGTACAACGAACTCTTCTCCGGAGACCCTACTTGGGTGACAGAAGTCCTGGGAGGGATGGGAACCGACGGCAGAACCCTCGTAACGCGAACATCCTACCGATTTCTCCATACACTTTATAATTTGGGCGCGGCACCGGAACCCAACCTTACAGTACTCTGGTCCCGGAGTCTGCCTGAACCGTTCAAGCGATATACAGCGAAGGTCTCTGTGGATACCAGCTCGATCCAATACGAGAATGACGATCTCATGCGCCCCTACTGGGGTGATGACTACGGAATAGCCTGCTGTGTCTCGGCCATGCGCCTGGGAAAACAAATGCAATTTTTCGGAGCTCGCTGCAATCTTGCCAAAGCTCTTCTGTACGCAATCAACGGAGGACGCGATGAGACCAGCGGCACTCAGGTTGGCCCTCGTTTTGAACCAATCCTTGGGAAATACCTCGACTACAACGAGGTGATGGAAAAATTCGATTTTTTCCTCGACTGGATAGCGAACCTTTATATCAACACCCTGAATGTCATTCACTGCATGCACGACAAGTACAGTTACGAACGAATTCAGATGGCTCTCCACGACCGGGATGTATACCGGACCATGGCCTGTGGCATCGCTGGTCTCTCGGTCTGTGCAGATTCACTTTCAGCGATCAAATACAGCAAAGTCCGCACCATCCGCGATGAAACCGGCATGGTGGTGGACTTCGCCATCGAAGGACCTGACGCAGAAAACTGGCCCAAGTTCGGAAACAATGATCCCGCCGTGGATGACATTGCTATTGATCTGGTTGAGCGGTTCATGAAAAAACTCAAGAAAAACCGCACGTACCGCAGTGCCGATCCTACCCTTTCGGTTCTCACCATCACCTCGAACGTGGTGTACGGAAAGAAAACCGGCAATACTCCCGACGGAAGGAAGGCAGGCGAGCCCTTTGCACCAGGAGCAAATCCCATGCACGGCAGGGATACCCAGGGTGCGCTGGCCTCACTCAGCTCTGTGGCAAAGCTTCCCTACGAGTTTTCCCAGGATGGAATCTCTTATACCTTCTCTATCGAGCCCCAATCTCTCGGCAAGGACCACAACACCAGGGTGAGCAATCTCTGCGCACTCCTGGACGGCTACGCCGCTGAGGGGGGACATCACATCAACGTGAACGTCCTGGACCGGGAGATGCTTCGTGATGCCATGGAACACCCCGAGCATTATCCACAGCTGACGATCAGGGTATCGGGTTACGCCGTGAACTTTGTCAAACTGACCCGGGAGCAGCAGCTCGATGTGATCAACCGGACCTTCCACGCGCGGATCTGATGGGGGGAACAATAATCGGGGGAGGCCTCTCCGGGGCCACCCCCGAAGCAGGCCAAACGATTCGAATCCATTCCGTGGAGACCTTCGGCACCGTCGATGGACCCGGGATCCGCTACGTTGTCTTCCTGCAGGGATGCCCCCTGCGGTGCGCCTACTGCCATAACCGCGACACCTGGGATCAAGGGGGCGGAACGGTTACGGGCGTCACCGACCTGGCCATCGACATCGAGCGCTATACAGGATTCCTGCGCCCCTCCGGTGGCGGCGTCACTGCCACGGGTGGAGAGCCCCTGCTTCAGGCCGGCGCAGTGAAAGATCTTTTCTCTCTGGTACGCACCATGAATCTGACCACCGCGCTGGATACCTCGGGATATGTAACGGTCACCCCTCTTGTCAGGAAGGTTCTGGAACTTACCGATCTGGTTATCCTTGACCTGAAACAGGGGAACGACAGAGCTCATCAAGAGCTTACGGGGGTGTCCTCCAGGAAGATCAGAGCTTTCGCCGAGACAGTTTCCCATTTGGGAAAACCCCTATGGATACGGCACGTTGTTGTCCCGGGGCACACCACCCGGCCAGCTGACGTGGAGAACCTGGCGACCTTCGTATCCAGGCTCGCAGGGGTTCAACGGGTCGAACTACTGCCGTACCACGAGCTGGGGAAACATAAGTGGGAGGCTCTGGGAGAGACCTACCCGCTGAACGGTGTACCACCTCCGTCAAAAGATGAGATGAAGAAGGTTGCCTCGATCTTTCTCGACAAAAATCTTCCCCTTCATTATCCTGACAAGCTGCACACAGAGTCCTCGTGAGAAGCCCCCCGGGGGGGAAGGGATGTACTACAACGTGTACGCCTCAATATTACGTACTGCGTCCTGAAGACTTTCCCGAGTAGCGCCGGTCTGGGAGTCGATCGCTGCGATAGCATCGCGAATAACAGCAACACCCTGATCGATTTGTATCATTGCCTCTCGCACTTCTTCGCTAATACCGGACAAGGATGCGGCAGCAGAAAGAATATGAGACGATCCATCGGTCATCTCGCGAGATCCCTGGTGAACTCGCTGTGTAATGTTGTTTATATCGACCAGGGAAGAGCGGATTTGGGTTCCCGCTGAACTCTGTTCATCCATTCCTTGTTTTATCTCGCCCACAAGCTCACTAACGGATCCTACATTCTCCTGGATTGCCGCGAAGCTCCCGGCCGTCGCCCGGGTTGCTTCCACGACGGATCCTACGATGTCGATCTCCCGCTTCAAATTACGGGCAATCGCCTTGGACTGATCTGCCGCGGCCTCGGCCAGCTTTCTGATTTCCTGAGCCACAACGGTAAAGCCCAGACCTGACTCACCGGCATGGGCGGCCTCGATTGCTGCGTTCATGGCCAACAAATTTGTTCTGGCCGATATCTCTGCGATCAGCTTGTTTGCCTGCTGCAGATTTTCCGAGTTATCGCTCAGGAGGTGAATCTCTTCCAGGGCAGAATCAAGCGATATTTTTCCCGCATGAGCAACCTGGACCAGTTCATGAACGGCAGTTTCAGCCCTGTTATTCGATCTGCGCAGGGAATCAACACTGGAGATCATCTCTTCGATGGCCGCGCTGGATTCTGTTACACCCGATGCCTGGGACTCAATAGCTTGATCCAGGCTCTTCACACTGGAGACTATTTCCTCGATCGACGACGATGTCTGATCCACGCTCTCCACCTGGGTCTCCATCTGCTGCCTGGTCGAGGCGGTGTGGGCCACAACCTGGTCAATAGCCTGCACCATGGCGCGAACGCTGGAGAGCAGTATGCCGCTGGACTCCTCCACCCGTGCCACAATTGACCGGATTCCTCCAAGACTGGAATGCAGTGAAGTGGCCATGTGATTGAATGCCTCCAGGGCAACACCAATCTCGTCGCGAAGGCCGGGTTGCAACCGCACCGTGAGGTCCCCTGTTGCCGCTGCATTGATAGCTCCCAGAAGAGACCTCAGGGGTCGCAGGATTGTTGTATAAAACTGGAAAGACGTAATGATCGTTCCGAAAGCAAGAAACAGGACGGGCACGGTATTCCGGAGGAGCATGGGGCGAAGGCCCTCCTCCACCAGACCCCTTGCCTGGGCAACGCCC contains:
- the pflB gene encoding formate C-acetyltransferase, yielding MTPTAPIRAKTAPAEWTGFRSGRWVNHIDVRDFIQQNYTPYEGDENFLAGPTEATNRLWEEVLELLKKEQAAGGTLDVDASTISTIDSHGPGYINRELEKVVGLQTDAPLRRAIIPNGGIKVVQNACKAYGHDLNPGVWDIFTRYRKTHNDGVFDAYTPEMRAARSAGIITGLPDAYGRGRIIGDYRRVALYGVDQLIRDKEEQKSSVEIGSLEEEAIRLREELSEQIAALGELLLMAENYGFDISRPASTAREAIQWLYFSYLAAVKEQNGAAMSLGRVATFLDIYIDRDISRGALSEPEAQELIDHFVMKLRLVRFLRTPEYNELFSGDPTWVTEVLGGMGTDGRTLVTRTSYRFLHTLYNLGAAPEPNLTVLWSRSLPEPFKRYTAKVSVDTSSIQYENDDLMRPYWGDDYGIACCVSAMRLGKQMQFFGARCNLAKALLYAINGGRDETSGTQVGPRFEPILGKYLDYNEVMEKFDFFLDWIANLYINTLNVIHCMHDKYSYERIQMALHDRDVYRTMACGIAGLSVCADSLSAIKYSKVRTIRDETGMVVDFAIEGPDAENWPKFGNNDPAVDDIAIDLVERFMKKLKKNRTYRSADPTLSVLTITSNVVYGKKTGNTPDGRKAGEPFAPGANPMHGRDTQGALASLSSVAKLPYEFSQDGISYTFSIEPQSLGKDHNTRVSNLCALLDGYAAEGGHHINVNVLDREMLRDAMEHPEHYPQLTIRVSGYAVNFVKLTREQQLDVINRTFHARI
- the pflA gene encoding pyruvate formate-lyase-activating protein, whose product is MGGTIIGGGLSGATPEAGQTIRIHSVETFGTVDGPGIRYVVFLQGCPLRCAYCHNRDTWDQGGGTVTGVTDLAIDIERYTGFLRPSGGGVTATGGEPLLQAGAVKDLFSLVRTMNLTTALDTSGYVTVTPLVRKVLELTDLVILDLKQGNDRAHQELTGVSSRKIRAFAETVSHLGKPLWIRHVVVPGHTTRPADVENLATFVSRLAGVQRVELLPYHELGKHKWEALGETYPLNGVPPPSKDEMKKVASIFLDKNLPLHYPDKLHTESS
- a CDS encoding methyl-accepting chemotaxis protein, giving the protein MRENKKKPGCPGVRGLVVAGFLLPPPIWLLLRFASGLLDPVTVYRMVLHPVTPLISMLCFVVAFLGVERVRRRIEDHRGSHDPESCLVVVRALRGVLPLFTASSAVNIVAGPALLTGIFFPDDPHILVGGVLVGAGLIALVVLPLGIAISNRLERSADWFPVTARGRTISIGWKTAIVSLAPALVGALLVVGFNLDLGVAQARGLVEEGLRPMLLRNTVPVLFLAFGTIITSFQFYTTILRPLRSLLGAINAAATGDLTVRLQPGLRDEIGVALEAFNHMATSLHSSLGGIRSIVARVEESSGILLSSVRAMVQAIDQVVAHTASTRQQMETQVESVDQTSSSIEEIVSSVKSLDQAIESQASGVTESSAAIEEMISSVDSLRRSNNRAETAVHELVQVAHAGKISLDSALEEIHLLSDNSENLQQANKLIAEISARTNLLAMNAAIEAAHAGESGLGFTVVAQEIRKLAEAAADQSKAIARNLKREIDIVGSVVEATRATAGSFAAIQENVGSVSELVGEIKQGMDEQSSAGTQIRSSLVDINNITQRVHQGSREMTDGSSHILSAAASLSGISEEVREAMIQIDQGVAVIRDAIAAIDSQTGATRESLQDAVRNIEAYTL